In the genome of Ignavibacteria bacterium, one region contains:
- the corA gene encoding magnesium/cobalt transporter CorA — protein MISIFEYSPTQGILERDISKLGEWDKHCDSILWVDLENESEENLMKVLNEQFKFHPLAIEDTVKYMNENAKYHLPKVEDFDDYIFIIFNSIIQTGEVKFKVTPLSCFLGKNFLLTVHRDNLAVNISKRLKDGFLKYAIKKGVDYLLHMIFDDIVDRYYPILDNFENKIDRVQDNIFKKSPGNRTLLEIINLKKELVELRRIAFYQKEVLFKIIRGDFDLITEEESIYYRNVYDHLVRVADSAEAYRDLISGLMDSYLSVVNNRLTEITKALAVIATIFLPLNLIAGVYGMNFEFIPLIFHPYGFWIIVCSMLLIATSIFFYFKRKRLVTSKDFS, from the coding sequence ATGATAAGCATATTTGAATATAGCCCCACACAGGGAATTTTAGAGCGTGATATTTCCAAGCTCGGGGAATGGGATAAACATTGCGATTCAATTTTATGGGTTGATCTTGAAAATGAGAGTGAAGAGAATCTTATGAAGGTTCTTAATGAACAATTTAAGTTTCATCCGCTTGCAATCGAAGATACGGTTAAATACATGAACGAAAACGCAAAATATCATTTGCCTAAAGTTGAAGACTTTGATGATTATATCTTCATAATTTTTAATTCTATTATTCAGACAGGTGAAGTAAAGTTCAAAGTTACTCCACTCAGTTGTTTTCTCGGTAAAAATTTTTTACTAACGGTACATAGAGATAATCTTGCCGTTAATATCTCCAAACGGCTCAAAGATGGATTTTTAAAATACGCAATCAAAAAAGGTGTCGATTATCTTTTACATATGATTTTTGATGATATCGTTGATAGATACTACCCTATTCTTGATAACTTTGAGAACAAAATTGACCGCGTTCAGGACAATATTTTTAAAAAATCTCCCGGAAACCGGACACTCCTTGAAATTATTAACCTTAAAAAGGAACTTGTAGAGTTAAGACGGATTGCGTTCTATCAAAAAGAAGTTTTATTCAAAATAATACGCGGTGATTTTGACCTTATAACCGAAGAAGAATCCATTTATTATAGAAATGTATATGACCACCTGGTTAGGGTGGCAGATTCAGCCGAAGCTTATCGTGATCTGATTAGTGGACTAATGGATTCTTATTTATCGGTAGTAAATAATCGTTTAACTGAAATCACTAAGGCATTGGCAGTTATAGCCACTATATTCCTTCCTTTAAACCTGATTGCAGGTGTATATGGAATGAATTTTGAGTTTATACCTCTTATTTTTCACCCGTATGGATTTTGGATAATCGTTTGCTCCATGTTACTCATAGCAACAAGCATATTTTTTTATTTTAAACGTAAACGTTTAGTGACATCAAAAGATTTTAGCTAA
- the rsmI gene encoding 16S rRNA (cytidine(1402)-2'-O)-methyltransferase, whose amino-acid sequence MSTGTLNIVSTPIGNYADMTFRSLRMLNESDYIICEEYKEAVRLLKFFDIKKDLKQINEHNEEELDDEIIHDLLAGKNVSLISDCGTPLFADPGNTLLNRCIELNLKVDFIPGANSLLAAIVLSGFDISRFLYYGFLSPKAEIRKTELKTIKNFEKVIAIFEAPYRLRQVLEDINQYMPERDLFIGVNMTTPNEMQLRGKASEILDSLEEKFKGEFVIIINKPLS is encoded by the coding sequence TTGTCCACAGGAACATTAAATATCGTCTCAACACCAATCGGAAATTATGCTGATATGACTTTTCGTTCGTTGCGAATGCTGAATGAAAGTGATTATATAATCTGCGAAGAATACAAAGAAGCAGTAAGATTATTAAAATTCTTTGACATCAAAAAAGATTTAAAGCAGATTAACGAACACAACGAAGAAGAGCTCGATGACGAGATTATACATGATTTGCTTGCAGGCAAAAATGTTTCACTTATCAGTGACTGCGGAACACCTTTGTTTGCAGACCCTGGAAATACCCTCCTAAATCGATGCATAGAGCTTAATCTTAAGGTAGATTTCATTCCCGGAGCTAATTCCCTGCTTGCAGCTATTGTGTTATCGGGATTTGATATAAGCAGGTTTTTATATTACGGATTTTTATCGCCGAAAGCAGAAATTCGCAAAACGGAATTAAAAACTATTAAGAATTTTGAAAAAGTAATTGCTATTTTTGAAGCACCTTACAGATTAAGGCAGGTGCTTGAAGACATAAACCAATATATGCCTGAACGCGATTTGTTTATAGGAGTGAACATGACAACCCCCAATGAAATGCAATTGCGAGGAAAAGCATCGGAGATATTAGACTCACTTGAAGAGAAATTTAAGGGAGAATTTGTAATCATTATAAATAAACCTTTATCATAA
- the dut gene encoding dUTP diphosphatase, translated as MKVYFKKFNEEIESFLPAYQTEHSSGMDLYSSNTEDITLMPGEYKLIPTNIIIELPEGFEAQVRPRSGLALKHGITVLNSPGTIDADYRGEVKVLLINHGKNEFVVKFGERIAQMIIAKYEKVELEEREALTETVRGAGGYGSTGR; from the coding sequence ATGAAAGTATATTTTAAAAAATTTAACGAAGAAATAGAAAGTTTTTTACCGGCGTACCAGACCGAGCATTCATCAGGAATGGATTTATATTCTTCAAACACAGAAGACATAACATTAATGCCCGGAGAATATAAATTAATTCCTACTAATATAATTATAGAGCTTCCCGAGGGCTTTGAAGCACAGGTAAGACCCCGAAGCGGTCTTGCTTTAAAGCACGGCATAACTGTGTTGAATTCGCCCGGAACAATCGATGCAGATTACCGCGGTGAAGTGAAAGTATTGTTAATCAATCACGGCAAGAATGAATTTGTGGTCAAGTTCGGTGAACGGATTGCCCAGATGATTATTGCAAAATATGAGAAAGTCGAGCTTGAAGAAAGAGAAGCTTTAACCGAAACCGTTCGCGGCGCAGGTGGATACGGCAGCACAGGACGTTAG
- a CDS encoding DUF4190 domain-containing protein, with product MTENILLYQDGGHGSHPPPPPPPPPPAYNPPPQQMGSQGGASSNAIVALVCGILSFIFCPVVLAIVAWIMGKKELAAIDRGESPEAGRTLAKIGMWLGIINIILSVLGIIIYIAIILIAIIVGGTSSYN from the coding sequence ATGACAGAAAACATACTACTTTATCAAGACGGGGGTCATGGAAGTCATCCTCCTCCACCGCCTCCTCCACCTCCACCGGCATATAACCCTCCCCCACAGCAAATGGGCAGTCAGGGTGGCGCAAGCTCAAACGCAATAGTTGCGCTTGTTTGTGGGATATTGTCATTTATTTTTTGTCCTGTTGTACTTGCAATAGTTGCATGGATTATGGGGAAGAAAGAATTAGCGGCTATTGACAGAGGCGAGTCTCCTGAAGCAGGAAGAACACTTGCCAAAATCGGTATGTGGCTTGGTATCATAAATATTATTCTGTCTGTTCTTGGAATAATAATTTATATCGCGATAATCTTAATTGCTATAATTGTTGGCGGAACATCCAGTTACAATTAA
- a CDS encoding TatD family hydrolase encodes MIIDTHAHLYYDELLNQIGDVIKRAEDAGIEKIIVPAVDYASTLTILELADKYKMIYGLAGVHPTEVQKVDNDELDKIYKLLDNEKIVGIGETGLDYYWDKTYIEKQKDFLRKQIEIAKDKNLPIVLHTRDSVADTISIIKENLDESLKGQFHCFGGTVNEMNEVTGLNSFYVSYCGNVTYKNFKERDVVSATPLEKLLSETDSPFLTPVPNRGKKNEPSNIVYTIKALSEIKNISENEMKSALYTNANELFFKNGNKI; translated from the coding sequence ATGATTATAGACACACATGCGCATTTATATTATGATGAGCTTTTAAATCAAATCGGAGATGTCATTAAACGTGCAGAAGATGCAGGTATTGAAAAAATAATTGTTCCAGCCGTTGATTATGCCTCTACACTTACAATTCTTGAGCTTGCAGATAAATATAAAATGATTTACGGACTTGCAGGCGTTCATCCGACTGAAGTTCAGAAAGTTGATAATGATGAATTAGATAAAATTTATAAACTTTTAGATAATGAAAAAATTGTCGGGATTGGCGAAACGGGATTGGATTATTACTGGGATAAAACCTACATAGAAAAACAAAAAGACTTTTTAAGAAAACAAATCGAGATTGCGAAGGATAAGAATCTTCCGATTGTTTTGCACACAAGGGATTCTGTTGCTGATACGATTTCAATAATAAAAGAAAATTTAGATGAAAGTTTGAAGGGACAGTTTCATTGTTTTGGAGGAACGGTTAACGAAATGAATGAAGTTACCGGTTTAAATAGCTTTTATGTATCTTATTGCGGCAATGTTACGTATAAAAACTTTAAGGAACGCGATGTAGTTTCGGCAACACCATTGGAGAAACTGTTGTCCGAGACCGATTCCCCTTTCCTCACTCCTGTTCCGAACAGAGGCAAAAAGAATGAACCGTCAAACATTGTTTATACAATAAAGGCATTATCTGAAATAAAAAATATTTCTGAAAATGAAATGAAATCGGCATTATATACAAATGCCAATGAATTATTTTTTAAAAACGGTAATAAAATATAA
- a CDS encoding purine-nucleoside phosphorylase, whose amino-acid sequence MTGIILGSGLQELINELSSPEVLFEDKNSFHNRKILKGKLDGSEVILFKGRKHFYEGADYTEVVSNIINAKKKGIKNLIITNAAGGVNRTFKVTDLMLIISHINLGFKRSGNNQKMTNIYDRNLNLETRKIAIQNGIKLQQGVYCSLSGPCYETKSDIRTLMKIKTDAVGMSTVPEVLHSKENNIRFIGISCITNMLYESTGDMLCHSEVEEAGKKTYEKFSKLIKLLVKTLN is encoded by the coding sequence ATGACGGGAATTATACTTGGTTCGGGTTTGCAGGAGCTTATAAATGAACTTTCCTCCCCTGAAGTTTTATTTGAGGATAAAAATTCATTTCATAATAGAAAAATTCTTAAAGGTAAGCTTGACGGCAGTGAGGTAATTTTATTCAAAGGAAGAAAGCATTTTTATGAAGGAGCCGATTATACGGAAGTCGTTTCGAACATCATAAATGCCAAAAAAAAGGGAATTAAAAACCTCATCATAACTAATGCTGCAGGCGGAGTGAACAGGACGTTTAAAGTTACAGACCTTATGCTGATAATCTCACATATAAACCTCGGATTTAAACGTTCCGGTAATAACCAAAAGATGACTAACATTTACGACAGAAATTTGAATCTCGAAACCCGCAAGATTGCTATTCAAAATGGCATAAAACTTCAGCAAGGCGTTTATTGCTCGCTTAGCGGTCCGTGTTATGAAACAAAGTCGGACATACGCACATTGATGAAAATAAAAACTGATGCTGTGGGAATGTCAACCGTTCCCGAAGTTCTTCACTCAAAGGAAAATAATATTAGGTTTATAGGAATTTCATGCATAACTAATATGCTTTATGAAAGCACCGGTGATATGTTGTGTCATTCCGAAGTTGAGGAAGCCGGAAAAAAAACTTATGAGAAGTTTTCTAAACTGATTAAACTGCTTGTTAAGACACTAAACTGA